In Deltaproteobacteria bacterium, a genomic segment contains:
- a CDS encoding RidA family protein, which produces MDIEGKLKKLGLQLPKAPSPVGNYVTVLQTGPYVYTSGHIPVGLTFPGEPAEWKGILGADLDVNEGYRAARSTVLLLLATLKDFLGDLNRVQRIVKVTGFVRSQPEFEQQPQVVNGASDLLVELFGERGKHVRSAVGVAGLPKGVPVEIEMVVEAAPEHDLAYDVSG; this is translated from the coding sequence ATGGATATCGAAGGCAAGCTGAAAAAACTGGGTCTCCAACTGCCAAAGGCTCCCAGTCCGGTGGGTAACTACGTCACCGTGCTGCAAACCGGACCTTACGTATACACATCCGGACATATTCCGGTGGGCTTGACCTTTCCGGGCGAACCCGCGGAATGGAAGGGAATCCTGGGGGCGGACTTGGATGTGAATGAAGGATACCGGGCCGCCCGGAGTACGGTTCTACTCCTGCTTGCAACGCTGAAGGATTTTCTGGGCGATCTGAACCGCGTCCAGAGGATAGTGAAAGTCACCGGGTTTGTGCGATCCCAACCGGAATTCGAACAACAGCCTCAAGTCGTAAACGGAGCTTCCGACCTGCTGGTGGAGTTGTTCGGTGAGCGTGGGAAACACGTCCGAAGCGCCGTGGGTGTCGCCGGTTTACCCAAGGGGGTGCCTGTGGAGATCGAGATGGTCGTTGAAGCGGCGCCCGAACACGACCTGGCGTACGACGTTTCCGGCTAG
- a CDS encoding diaminopropionate ammonia-lyase, translating to MSLEREAPRSVAMEWVEGKGFGTRAHPRVDGNLLSAAAAETCRTFHRTLPSYSITPLHGLVGLGRSLGLKAVWIKDEANRFGLKSFKALGATWALFRLLNKRLGRKGNERLDFRELAGQDARSKLGRLTFATATDGNHGKGVAWSARLLGHKAAIYMPENSAGARIAAIERLGARVVIVPGNYDDAVRRAARDAAERGWIVVSDTSWDGYREIPTWVMQGYLTLFAETADQLEAAGVPRLAAVFLQGGVGSLAAAGVGYLSKRYADRAPLFVLVEPVKAACLLESGRTGALRPVGVTGDLSTIMAGLACGEPNPLAWQILCERVHAYVSIPDFMAAHAMRRLARPMEGDPAVVSGESGAAGLAGLIAVRRLEPFRQLWERLNLTQNDHVLCVNTEGDTDPYGYNAIVNENALAEPSLYREALNTGQRTS from the coding sequence ATGAGTCTGGAAAGGGAGGCCCCGAGATCGGTTGCGATGGAATGGGTGGAAGGAAAAGGCTTTGGAACTCGCGCGCACCCTCGTGTGGACGGAAACCTGTTGTCTGCCGCGGCTGCGGAAACCTGCCGGACGTTTCATCGAACACTTCCAAGCTACTCGATCACGCCGTTGCACGGCCTGGTTGGTCTCGGTCGCAGCCTCGGCTTGAAAGCGGTCTGGATCAAAGACGAGGCGAACCGTTTCGGGCTGAAATCCTTTAAGGCCCTAGGCGCGACCTGGGCCCTCTTTCGGTTGCTCAACAAGAGATTGGGACGGAAAGGGAACGAACGACTGGATTTCAGGGAACTGGCCGGTCAGGATGCCCGATCGAAGCTGGGCAGGCTTACCTTTGCAACGGCGACGGACGGCAACCACGGCAAGGGAGTGGCGTGGTCCGCCCGACTGCTGGGGCACAAAGCAGCCATCTACATGCCCGAGAATTCCGCTGGGGCTCGCATTGCGGCTATCGAGCGTCTGGGGGCGCGGGTGGTGATCGTACCGGGGAACTACGACGACGCGGTGCGCCGGGCGGCGCGGGACGCAGCGGAACGCGGATGGATCGTTGTCTCCGATACGTCCTGGGATGGATACCGTGAAATACCCACATGGGTGATGCAGGGGTATCTCACCCTGTTCGCCGAAACCGCGGATCAGCTCGAGGCCGCCGGGGTCCCACGTCTTGCAGCTGTTTTCCTGCAGGGAGGCGTAGGTTCCCTCGCGGCGGCGGGCGTTGGGTATTTGTCCAAACGTTATGCGGACCGGGCCCCTCTGTTCGTTTTGGTCGAGCCGGTGAAGGCCGCATGTTTACTCGAATCCGGACGAACCGGGGCTCTAAGACCGGTGGGCGTGACCGGAGACCTGTCCACCATCATGGCGGGACTGGCGTGCGGAGAACCCAATCCCCTGGCCTGGCAAATCCTCTGCGAGCGCGTACATGCATACGTTTCCATACCGGATTTCATGGCCGCCCACGCCATGCGGAGACTGGCGCGTCCAATGGAGGGAGACCCGGCCGTGGTATCCGGCGAATCCGGAGCCGCCGGACTGGCCGGTCTGATCGCCGTGAGACGGTTGGAGCCGTTTCGGCAACTGTGGGAACGTTTGAATCTAACGCAAAACGATCACGTGTTATGCGTCAATACGGAAGGCGACACCGATCCGTACGGATATAACGCCATCGTAAACGAGAACGCGCTTGCCGAGCCCAGCCTCTACCGCGAGGCATTGAACACCGGTCAACGAACGTCATGA
- a CDS encoding DUF362 domain-containing protein translates to MNKGSISRRLFLAALGGQVTSGANRPERSMVLQAHSKGALDSSGALKEDCAERMIESVFAQFEEATRLFGPDERVALKLNCLAGSGLSPKPPLVWALCRKLVSLGVKPGNIVLWDRSNRELQRAGYDIQTESKDFRVFGTDALDPGYESEPFVHRSVGSCYSRILTRFATIVIGIGVLKDHDLSGVSAGMKNFFGAIHNPNKYHDNRCDPYIADLCSQPLLKDKWRLSLVDATHAQFHGGPALNPAYRWAESSLLAGLDPVAVDAVGWRRIEEKRKEAGMKSLEDENRAPVWLNTADTLGLGNAREDRIELVRIEV, encoded by the coding sequence ATGAACAAGGGTAGTATCTCGAGGCGGCTCTTTCTGGCGGCGCTGGGCGGGCAGGTCACGTCCGGGGCGAACCGGCCCGAGCGTTCGATGGTGCTCCAGGCTCACTCGAAAGGGGCACTGGATTCTTCGGGAGCGCTGAAGGAGGATTGCGCGGAAAGGATGATCGAGAGCGTATTCGCTCAATTCGAGGAAGCGACGCGTCTCTTTGGCCCCGATGAACGGGTTGCCCTGAAACTCAACTGCCTGGCCGGGTCGGGACTGTCTCCCAAGCCTCCCCTGGTTTGGGCCCTCTGCCGAAAACTGGTCTCTCTTGGCGTGAAGCCCGGAAACATCGTGCTGTGGGACCGGAGCAATCGGGAATTGCAGCGGGCCGGTTACGATATCCAGACGGAAAGCAAGGATTTCAGGGTGTTTGGCACGGACGCCCTTGATCCGGGCTATGAATCGGAGCCCTTTGTACACAGAAGTGTGGGGTCCTGCTATTCGCGTATTCTGACGCGTTTCGCCACGATCGTGATTGGTATAGGGGTGTTGAAAGACCATGATTTGAGCGGTGTCAGTGCGGGCATGAAGAACTTCTTCGGGGCGATCCACAACCCGAACAAGTATCACGACAATCGGTGCGACCCCTATATTGCGGATCTGTGTTCTCAGCCCCTGTTGAAGGACAAATGGCGCCTTTCCCTGGTGGACGCCACGCATGCGCAATTCCATGGGGGACCCGCCTTGAACCCGGCTTACCGGTGGGCGGAATCGAGCCTTTTGGCGGGGTTGGATCCGGTGGCCGTAGATGCGGTGGGATGGCGTCGGATCGAGGAGAAACGAAAAGAAGCCGGTATGAAGTCGTTGGAAGATGAGAACCGGGCGCCGGTCTGGCTGAACACGGCGGATACGTTGGGATTGGGGAACGCGCGGGAAGATCGCATCGAGCTGGTGCGGATAGAGGTGTGA